One genomic segment of Hydrogenobacter sp. includes these proteins:
- the tatC gene encoding twin-arginine translocase subunit TatC translates to MPLTEHLRELRSRLIKSILALLIGTATAFYFAKYIFELLKEPVKRSYPKVQLITLSPTEPLFILLKISLVFGLIIASPVILYQIWRFVEPAMYPNEKRLVIPVTLFSIILFLLGACFAYFAVLPIALKFLIGIGFSQLQATPFLSVNLYVSFLLKMIVGFGIAFEMPIILYLLQRAGIVTEDQLRSFRKYFVVIAFTVGALIAPDVTTQVLMALPLLILYEISIILGKLARRKNKTTAIEVARE, encoded by the coding sequence ATGCCTCTGACGGAACACCTGAGAGAACTGAGAAGCAGGTTAATTAAATCCATATTGGCTCTCCTTATAGGTACAGCTACAGCCTTTTACTTTGCCAAGTACATCTTTGAGTTACTTAAAGAACCTGTAAAAAGGTCTTATCCTAAGGTACAGCTCATAACCCTTTCCCCTACAGAGCCTTTATTTATCTTGCTTAAGATCTCACTGGTGTTTGGTCTTATAATAGCTTCTCCTGTGATACTTTACCAGATATGGAGGTTTGTGGAACCCGCCATGTATCCCAACGAAAAAAGACTCGTTATACCTGTAACGCTATTCTCCATAATACTTTTCCTTCTCGGTGCTTGCTTTGCTTATTTTGCAGTTCTTCCCATAGCCCTTAAGTTCCTCATAGGTATAGGTTTCTCACAGCTTCAAGCTACACCTTTCCTTTCGGTCAATTTATATGTATCCTTTTTGCTCAAAATGATAGTCGGATTTGGTATAGCCTTTGAGATGCCTATAATACTTTACCTCTTGCAAAGGGCTGGGATAGTTACTGAGGACCAGCTGAGAAGTTTTAGAAAATACTTTGTAGTTATAGCCTTCACAGTGGGTGCTTTAATAGCACCGGATGTGACTACCCAGGTACTTATGGCTTTACCTCTCCTTATACTTTACGAGATCTCCATAATTCTCGGAAAGCTCGCAAGAAGGAAAAACAAGACTACAGCCATAGAGGTAGCTCGGGAATGA
- a CDS encoding twin-arginine translocase TatA/TatE family subunit: protein MFHMPTLPELLVLLAIIFVLFGASRLPEAGKALGEGIRNFKKALSGEIEEEKKAKEIKAEELEKEEKKA from the coding sequence ATGTTTCACATGCCTACATTACCGGAACTGCTGGTACTTTTAGCCATAATATTTGTGCTTTTTGGTGCTTCACGACTACCGGAAGCTGGAAAAGCTCTTGGTGAAGGCATAAGAAATTTCAAAAAGGCTCTATCTGGGGAAATAGAGGAAGAAAAGAAGGCTAAGGAAATAAAGGCTGAAGAGTTAGAAAAAGAAGAGAAGAAGGCTTAA
- a CDS encoding twin-arginine translocase TatA/TatE family subunit, with protein MDFPEIALILIVAFIFLGPEKMMELATKMGEFMRKIRDTWDELRYQMYVENINKKVLEEQEEAQSVEEIDKEVKENATPRTAQDASDGTPERTEKQVN; from the coding sequence ATGGATTTTCCAGAGATAGCACTCATACTTATTGTGGCTTTTATATTTTTAGGACCGGAAAAGATGATGGAACTCGCCACAAAAATGGGAGAGTTTATGAGGAAAATAAGGGATACATGGGACGAGCTTAGATACCAGATGTATGTGGAAAATATAAACAAAAAAGTGCTTGAGGAGCAGGAGGAGGCGCAAAGTGTGGAAGAGATCGATAAAGAGGTGAAGGAAAATGCAACCCCAAGAACTGCCCAAGATGCCTCTGACGGAACACCTGAGAGAACTGAGAAGCAGGTTAATTAA
- the yihA gene encoding ribosome biogenesis GTP-binding protein YihA/YsxC, whose amino-acid sequence MKVEFLGSYTDKIPEDNLKEVVFVGRSNVGKSSLINMLVGKPVARVSKEPGRTRSINMFLLGNCIKLVDVPGYGFAKVSKIERENWKELMEKYFRERRKQIKCVFVLLDSKTGPTELDEIMIEWIRHLELPYKVVLTKVDKATQKELSKVLKRIERFGTQLIITSAKEGKGKKELFKSIMEAVKVEGGCF is encoded by the coding sequence ATGAAAGTGGAGTTTTTAGGCTCTTATACGGATAAAATTCCAGAAGATAACTTAAAAGAAGTTGTCTTTGTAGGTAGGTCAAATGTAGGTAAGTCCTCTTTGATAAATATGCTTGTGGGGAAACCTGTAGCAAGAGTAAGTAAGGAACCGGGCAGAACCAGGTCCATAAATATGTTTTTGCTTGGGAATTGTATAAAACTCGTTGATGTACCTGGATATGGTTTTGCTAAAGTTTCAAAGATTGAAAGGGAAAACTGGAAAGAGTTAATGGAGAAATACTTTAGAGAGAGAAGGAAACAAATAAAGTGTGTATTTGTGCTTTTAGACAGTAAAACGGGACCTACGGAGCTTGATGAGATAATGATAGAATGGATCAGACACTTAGAACTACCTTATAAAGTTGTACTTACAAAGGTTGATAAAGCTACACAAAAGGAACTTTCTAAAGTCCTAAAGCGTATTGAAAGATTTGGTACACAGCTTATAATTACATCAGCTAAGGAGGGGAAAGGGAAAAAAGAACTCTTCAAGAGTATTATGGAGGCTGTAAAAGTTGAAGGTGGGTGTTTTTAA
- a CDS encoding folylpolyglutamate synthase/dihydrofolate synthase family protein has protein sequence MHLYNLYKDRDYRIVPTLERIQKAVEFLKAKSPPYISFQVGGTNGKGSTCAFLERIFREHGYKTGWFVSPHLVDEEERWRINGEKISPDRLEYYVKELKNIFDRFELTYFEACTLIALEYFKDEKVDVAIFEVGMGGRWDATKVCNPSVCVITNVERDHTKWLGSDVESRAIEKLGIYKKGSPLILGSMKFPLYTKALELCDEKDLIVGGLDFFSYGKVNKDETVIDVYEWEDVYVADATLGLWGKWQIGNASLAITASACLIKPDVKKLKEALRKTYWEGRMEIVRKNPLLILDGAHNTDSVKKIVKEVKRYIGKLTPVFTGLKEKEWRDSMSFLKDLSDRIYLVQIRHHRGEELPNLERHAKDIGFREVIALSSSEEVPYLEEDIIVLGSLYLVGEVKEALERVKRE, from the coding sequence ATGCACCTGTATAACTTGTATAAGGATAGGGATTACCGTATAGTACCGACTCTTGAAAGGATACAAAAAGCTGTTGAGTTTTTAAAAGCGAAATCTCCTCCTTATATATCATTTCAGGTGGGAGGTACAAACGGAAAAGGATCCACTTGCGCCTTTTTAGAAAGAATCTTTAGAGAACACGGATACAAGACGGGTTGGTTTGTTTCCCCTCATCTTGTTGATGAGGAAGAGAGATGGAGGATAAACGGCGAAAAGATAAGCCCAGACAGGCTTGAGTATTATGTGAAAGAACTAAAAAATATCTTTGATAGGTTTGAGCTGACATACTTCGAAGCCTGTACCTTGATAGCTCTTGAGTATTTTAAAGATGAAAAAGTGGATGTAGCTATTTTTGAGGTAGGGATGGGTGGAAGGTGGGACGCAACCAAGGTCTGTAATCCCTCTGTATGTGTTATTACTAATGTGGAAAGGGATCACACAAAGTGGCTTGGCAGTGATGTGGAAAGTAGGGCGATCGAGAAGCTCGGCATCTACAAGAAAGGTTCACCTCTCATACTTGGAAGTATGAAGTTTCCACTTTACACGAAAGCTTTGGAGCTTTGTGACGAGAAGGATCTGATTGTAGGCGGACTTGACTTTTTCTCTTATGGTAAGGTAAACAAGGACGAGACGGTTATTGATGTATATGAATGGGAAGATGTTTATGTTGCGGATGCTACTCTTGGACTCTGGGGGAAGTGGCAGATAGGAAACGCAAGCTTAGCAATTACAGCCTCAGCCTGTCTTATAAAGCCTGATGTAAAAAAGTTAAAGGAAGCTCTACGGAAAACATACTGGGAAGGGAGAATGGAGATAGTTCGCAAAAATCCTCTTCTGATATTAGATGGGGCGCACAATACGGACAGCGTAAAAAAAATAGTGAAAGAGGTAAAAAGATACATAGGGAAACTTACACCCGTCTTTACGGGACTTAAAGAGAAGGAGTGGCGGGATAGTATGAGCTTTTTGAAAGATCTTTCGGACCGCATATATCTTGTTCAGATAAGACACCACAGAGGTGAAGAACTTCCCAATCTTGAAAGGCACGCAAAGGATATAGGTTTTAGGGAGGTTATAGCGCTTTCATCCTCAGAAGAAGTGCCTTATCTTGAGGAAGACATTATAGTGCTCGGTTCTCTTTATCTGGTAGGAGAGGTTAAAGAGGCTTTAGAAAGGGTGAAGAGGGAATGA
- a CDS encoding dihydroorotate dehydrogenase, whose amino-acid sequence MIGLSVELFGITFKNPVWVASGTFGYGIEAMEIYDISKLGAVVTKGISLRPREGNAPERIAETPCGMLNSIGLQNPGVEGFLKKIYPEIEKIDTHFIANVFGETEEEYIEVCLALEEAQKIVAYELNVSCPNVKKGGMFFGHDPIILSKLVERIKAKVKKPVLVKLSPNTGDVREFAKVCIEAGADGLVLINTLIGMKIDIKAQKPDLSTVTGGLSGPAILPIAVRMVWEVYEQFGDSISIIGVGGIYDTDSAMQHVLAGASAIQVGTANFSDPYAPLKILEGIKGYMKEKQVKHFSQLVGKAHLSFTFSKR is encoded by the coding sequence ATGATAGGATTATCTGTTGAACTTTTTGGTATAACCTTTAAAAACCCTGTTTGGGTAGCCTCTGGCACCTTTGGGTATGGGATAGAGGCTATGGAAATATACGATATTTCTAAGCTCGGTGCGGTAGTTACAAAGGGCATATCTTTAAGACCAAGGGAGGGCAACGCTCCAGAAAGGATAGCCGAGACCCCTTGCGGAATGCTAAACTCTATTGGTCTTCAAAACCCTGGTGTAGAGGGCTTTTTAAAGAAAATCTATCCTGAAATTGAGAAGATAGATACCCACTTTATTGCCAATGTGTTTGGGGAGACAGAGGAAGAATACATAGAGGTATGTCTTGCTTTGGAGGAAGCTCAAAAGATAGTGGCTTATGAACTAAATGTCTCCTGCCCAAATGTTAAGAAAGGTGGCATGTTTTTTGGACACGACCCCATAATTCTCTCAAAACTGGTAGAGAGGATTAAAGCGAAAGTAAAAAAGCCAGTCCTTGTGAAGCTTTCACCCAACACTGGCGATGTAAGGGAATTTGCAAAAGTTTGCATAGAAGCAGGTGCGGATGGTTTAGTTTTGATAAATACGCTTATTGGTATGAAGATAGATATTAAAGCACAAAAACCCGATCTGTCGACTGTTACAGGTGGACTCTCTGGTCCTGCGATTCTGCCAATAGCGGTACGTATGGTTTGGGAAGTTTATGAACAATTTGGAGACAGCATCTCTATAATAGGTGTAGGTGGAATCTACGATACGGATTCAGCCATGCAGCATGTTCTTGCTGGAGCAAGTGCGATACAAGTAGGAACTGCAAATTTCTCAGATCCTTACGCTCCCCTAAAAATCTTGGAAGGAATAAAAGGCTATATGAAAGAAAAACAGGTCAAACATTTTTCCCAACTTGTGGGAAAGGCTCACCTGAGTTTTACATTCAGTAAACGATAA
- a CDS encoding NAD-dependent epimerase/dehydratase family protein: MKVLITGSTGFVGRYIVNALLSEGFEIASPVRDLDKLRRLYGDKVKGYKVDFESKASIRKAFEDFDPQYIIHLIGILYEEQSKGITFHKVHYLYSRNLYEVAREFGVKKILHMSTLGTHKDAPSSYHKTKYRAEQELIKIGIDYVIFRPSLILGPEQRLFFDMWRITRYIRVIAIPGLGNYLFQPVDVRDVACCFLKALTQQKVSGRIYEVCGNKKVSFKELLRDIFSYWQRKVLLLPVPKAFMYVGGLLMERIIEPPPFSSDQMLMMWRDNICGLDEDVEPEGVKKLCGREPIDYEESLRWSLQEFEKRLVS, from the coding sequence ATGAAGGTACTGATCACCGGTAGCACGGGTTTTGTGGGAAGGTATATAGTAAACGCTTTATTGAGTGAAGGTTTTGAGATTGCCTCACCAGTAAGAGATCTTGATAAACTTCGCAGGCTTTACGGTGATAAAGTAAAAGGTTATAAGGTGGATTTTGAGAGTAAGGCATCCATAAGGAAAGCTTTTGAAGACTTTGACCCTCAATATATAATCCATCTAATAGGTATACTGTACGAGGAGCAAAGCAAGGGTATTACCTTTCATAAAGTACATTACCTATATTCAAGAAACCTCTACGAAGTGGCGAGGGAGTTTGGCGTAAAGAAAATACTTCACATGAGTACGCTGGGAACTCATAAGGATGCCCCATCTTCTTATCACAAAACTAAGTATAGAGCAGAGCAGGAACTAATAAAGATCGGTATTGATTATGTTATCTTCAGACCCTCCCTAATACTGGGTCCAGAGCAGAGACTCTTTTTTGATATGTGGAGAATAACTCGCTACATCCGTGTCATAGCCATTCCGGGTTTGGGAAATTACCTATTTCAGCCAGTAGATGTTCGGGACGTGGCTTGTTGCTTTTTAAAAGCTTTGACACAACAGAAGGTATCTGGAAGGATTTACGAAGTTTGCGGAAACAAGAAAGTGAGCTTTAAAGAGTTACTTAGGGACATTTTTAGCTACTGGCAAAGAAAGGTCCTTTTACTACCTGTGCCTAAAGCTTTCATGTATGTAGGCGGTTTGTTGATGGAGAGAATAATAGAGCCACCGCCATTCAGCTCTGACCAGATGCTTATGATGTGGAGGGACAATATATGCGGGCTTGATGAGGATGTAGAGCCTGAAGGGGTGAAAAAGCTATGTGGTAGGGAGCCTATAGATTACGAAGAATCTTTAAGGTGGAGTTTGCAGGAGTTTGAAAAGAGGCTGGTGTCATGA
- a CDS encoding twin-arginine translocase TatA/TatE family subunit has product MHLPLPWQLILILLVVFVIFGASRLPELGKGLGEGIRNFKKALSGEETQKNVSEKEGG; this is encoded by the coding sequence ATGCATTTGCCCTTACCGTGGCAGTTAATACTCATACTTTTGGTAGTGTTCGTGATATTCGGAGCGAGCAGGTTACCCGAACTCGGTAAAGGATTGGGTGAAGGTATAAGAAACTTCAAAAAGGCTTTGTCTGGAGAGGAAACTCAGAAAAATGTATCCGAAAAGGAAGGAGGTTGA
- a CDS encoding cold-shock protein translates to MALKGTVKWFSKEKGYGFITRDDNQGDVFVHFSAIQQRGFKTLEQGQRVEFEIEEDSKGPRAKNVRLLS, encoded by the coding sequence ATGGCACTTAAAGGTACTGTAAAATGGTTCAGTAAGGAGAAGGGTTATGGTTTCATAACCCGTGATGACAATCAGGGGGACGTTTTTGTCCATTTCTCAGCCATCCAACAGAGAGGTTTCAAAACCTTGGAACAAGGGCAGAGAGTAGAGTTCGAAATAGAGGAGGATAGTAAAGGACCAAGAGCGAAGAACGTAAGACTTCTCAGCTGA